One window of Futiania mangrovi genomic DNA carries:
- a CDS encoding aminoglycoside phosphotransferase family protein → MSETGTVNRAHAARAFLDASGWRGARIAPLAGDASFRRYARVTRPGATAMLMDADPATGEDVRPFLRVTALLRGAGFAAPMILAADEAQGFLLLEDLGDALFAHVLAHDDDPHLEETLYAAAVDVLAALHTGQAPGADARAAAHLPPYDDARLEAEAGLLLDWYMPAATGAAVPAEAAEEWRAVWAELLALVRVGGDVVCLRDYHAENLIWQPERAGLDRVRLIDYQDAVTGPAAYDLVSLVEDARRDLAPGLGDVMIARYLNAAGVADREAFLTSYAVLGAQRNAKIVGIFARLWRRDGKPRYLGLLPRVFGHLAHDLAHPALAPLAHWFARWLPRERWERDVAYLKETAK, encoded by the coding sequence ATGTCTGAGACGGGCACGGTGAACCGGGCGCACGCGGCGCGCGCGTTTCTCGACGCATCGGGCTGGCGCGGGGCCAGAATCGCGCCGCTGGCGGGCGATGCCTCCTTCCGCCGCTACGCGCGCGTGACGCGGCCGGGCGCGACCGCGATGCTGATGGATGCCGACCCCGCGACGGGCGAGGACGTACGCCCCTTCCTGCGGGTCACGGCGCTGTTGCGCGGGGCGGGCTTCGCCGCGCCGATGATTCTGGCGGCGGACGAGGCGCAGGGCTTCCTGCTGCTGGAGGACCTGGGCGACGCGCTTTTTGCGCACGTGCTGGCGCACGATGACGACCCGCACCTCGAAGAGACGCTCTACGCCGCCGCGGTCGACGTGCTGGCGGCCCTGCATACCGGGCAGGCGCCGGGCGCGGACGCGCGCGCCGCCGCGCACCTGCCGCCTTATGACGATGCGCGGCTGGAGGCCGAGGCGGGGTTGCTGCTCGACTGGTACATGCCAGCCGCGACCGGAGCGGCCGTCCCGGCGGAGGCCGCGGAGGAGTGGCGGGCGGTGTGGGCGGAACTGCTGGCCCTCGTGCGGGTCGGCGGGGATGTCGTCTGCCTGCGCGACTATCACGCGGAAAACCTGATCTGGCAACCGGAGCGGGCGGGCCTCGACCGGGTGCGCCTGATCGACTACCAGGACGCGGTGACAGGACCGGCGGCCTACGACCTCGTTTCGCTCGTGGAGGATGCGCGCCGCGACCTCGCGCCCGGTCTTGGTGACGTCATGATCGCGCGCTACCTCAACGCGGCCGGCGTGGCCGACCGGGAGGCGTTCCTGACCTCCTATGCCGTGCTTGGCGCCCAGCGCAACGCGAAGATCGTCGGCATCTTCGCCCGGCTCTGGCGGCGGGACGGCAAGCCGCGCTATCTGGGGCTGCTGCCGCGCGTCTTCGGGCACCTGGCGCACGACCTCGCGCACCCGGCGCTTGCGCCCTTGGCGCACTGGTTCGCGCGCTGGCTGCCGCGGGAGCGTTGGGAAAGGGACGTGGCGTATCTGAAGGAGACGGCCAAGTGA
- the addB gene encoding double-strand break repair protein AddB, which translates to MAGGPAVFTIPAGLPFADLVAREVLRAHGRADPLALADVTLLVPTRRAVVTLREAFLREGGGRLTLLPRLRAIADAGTEAAEMPTGTEAAALDLPPAVDPVHREMLLARLILDGGVVDGLDLDAPRALALAGDLARLIDEMTAEGVGADGLDTVLAACVGPEWRDRLAELSAHWETTQTLLAHVLAAWPERLRALGLGDVAMVRDATIDALTARVVAGGMPGPVIAAGSTGSVPATRRLLAAVARSPGGAVVLPGLDETLEEETFRTLTPDHPQFGLARVLDELGLTRADVRRWPGCGAHDTADARARRWLVSEALRPAESTDRWGGLAAHAPAEGDPLKGLALHRAPGPREEAALIAVLMRETLETPGRTAALVTPDRMLARRVQAALRRWGVEVDDTGGTPLSKTAPGAFLLHLLEVAAEEAAPVALLSLLKHPLAALGLDPAACRRAARTLDRAILRGPRPAPGLGTLRHIVTSRRRKLAEGGRRAVPHGVRDRDLADADNLLRRLQSSLAPLARLFADGPAPLPEIARALEDAALAVARTNAQAGGDRLWHGDAGDAAAQLLDRLASAPDGALAVTGAETGAILRRLMDQVSVRQRAATHPRLKILGAAEARMTTADVLILGGLNEGTWPQVPDADPWLTRGMRTALGLLPPERRLGLAAHDLAQALGGETVHLTRAEKAGGKPQVASRWLTRIESLVQGLNGEDALKALAHAHDAGSWAAALDRADRVEGPGRPAPKPPVHLRPRRLSVTRIERWIRDPYEIYAQYVLRLSPLDPLDAEPDARDRGTALHAALEAFTRAVGDGPLPADAEAQLEAAGRAAFADLEDFPGAHALWWGKFRRAAAWFLDWERVRRAKGKVPLDVEVRGELAVEGPAGPFLLTGTADRIDLLPDGTAEIIDYKTGSGATPGTVASGLSPQLPLEAAMLMAGGLGGLGPREVTALTYVELKGGREAGNERSALASKPPKTAAELAAEARAGLADRVARFDDPDVGYLSRLLPQSVAAEGDYDHLARVREWTAGDAGDAEDVA; encoded by the coding sequence ATGGCCGGCGGGCCGGCGGTCTTCACCATCCCCGCGGGGCTGCCCTTCGCGGACCTCGTCGCGCGCGAGGTGCTGCGGGCGCACGGACGCGCCGATCCTCTGGCCCTCGCCGACGTGACGCTGCTGGTGCCGACACGGCGCGCGGTGGTCACGCTGCGCGAGGCATTCCTGCGCGAGGGCGGCGGCCGCCTGACGCTGCTGCCGCGCCTGCGCGCGATCGCCGATGCGGGAACCGAGGCCGCCGAAATGCCAACGGGGACGGAAGCGGCGGCGCTCGACCTGCCCCCCGCGGTCGACCCCGTGCACCGCGAGATGCTGCTGGCGCGCCTGATCCTCGACGGCGGTGTGGTCGACGGCCTCGACCTCGATGCGCCGCGCGCGCTGGCGCTGGCGGGTGACCTTGCGCGGCTGATCGACGAGATGACGGCGGAGGGCGTGGGCGCAGACGGCCTCGACACCGTGCTCGCGGCCTGCGTGGGACCCGAGTGGCGGGATCGGCTCGCCGAACTGAGCGCCCATTGGGAGACGACGCAGACCCTGCTCGCCCATGTGCTGGCCGCCTGGCCGGAGCGGCTGCGGGCGCTGGGCCTGGGCGACGTGGCGATGGTGCGCGACGCGACGATCGACGCGCTGACCGCGCGTGTCGTGGCGGGCGGCATGCCGGGGCCGGTGATCGCCGCGGGCTCGACCGGAAGCGTACCCGCGACGCGCCGCCTGCTCGCCGCCGTCGCACGATCTCCCGGCGGCGCGGTGGTACTGCCGGGCCTGGACGAGACGCTGGAGGAGGAGACCTTCCGCACCCTCACCCCCGATCATCCGCAGTTCGGCCTGGCGCGCGTGCTGGACGAGCTGGGACTGACGCGTGCGGACGTGCGGCGCTGGCCGGGCTGCGGGGCGCACGACACCGCCGACGCGCGCGCCCGGCGCTGGCTCGTGTCGGAGGCGCTGCGCCCGGCGGAGTCGACGGACCGCTGGGGCGGACTTGCCGCGCACGCGCCTGCGGAGGGCGATCCTCTGAAGGGCCTTGCCCTGCACCGCGCGCCCGGCCCGCGGGAGGAGGCGGCGCTGATCGCCGTGCTCATGCGCGAGACGCTGGAGACGCCGGGCCGCACCGCCGCGCTGGTGACCCCAGACCGGATGCTGGCGCGGCGCGTGCAGGCCGCGCTCCGCCGCTGGGGGGTGGAGGTCGACGACACAGGCGGCACGCCGCTCAGCAAGACCGCACCGGGCGCGTTCCTGCTGCATCTCCTGGAGGTGGCGGCAGAAGAGGCAGCACCCGTCGCGCTGCTCTCCCTGCTCAAACATCCACTTGCTGCGCTGGGTCTCGATCCGGCGGCGTGCCGGCGCGCGGCGCGCACGCTCGACCGCGCGATCCTGCGGGGGCCGCGGCCGGCCCCCGGGCTAGGCACCCTGCGCCATATCGTGACCTCGCGGCGTCGCAAGCTGGCGGAAGGCGGCCGGCGCGCGGTTCCCCACGGCGTGCGCGACCGGGACCTCGCGGACGCCGACAACCTGCTCCGGCGGCTGCAATCGTCGCTTGCCCCTCTCGCGCGCCTGTTCGCGGACGGACCCGCGCCCCTGCCGGAGATCGCGCGCGCGCTGGAGGATGCCGCGCTCGCCGTTGCGCGCACGAACGCGCAGGCCGGGGGAGATCGGCTGTGGCACGGCGACGCGGGCGACGCGGCTGCGCAACTTCTCGACCGCCTCGCCAGCGCGCCCGACGGCGCACTCGCGGTAACGGGGGCCGAAACGGGCGCGATCCTGCGCCGGCTGATGGACCAGGTGTCCGTGCGGCAACGGGCGGCGACGCATCCGCGGCTGAAGATCCTCGGTGCGGCGGAAGCGCGCATGACGACGGCCGACGTGCTGATCCTCGGCGGGCTGAACGAAGGGACGTGGCCGCAGGTGCCGGATGCCGATCCCTGGCTCACGCGCGGAATGCGGACTGCGCTGGGCCTGTTGCCGCCCGAACGGCGCCTCGGCCTCGCCGCGCACGACCTGGCGCAGGCGCTGGGCGGCGAAACCGTGCACCTGACGCGCGCGGAGAAGGCGGGCGGCAAGCCGCAGGTTGCCTCGCGCTGGCTGACGCGAATCGAAAGCCTCGTGCAGGGTCTCAACGGCGAGGACGCGCTGAAGGCGCTGGCACATGCCCATGACGCGGGCAGCTGGGCCGCCGCGCTCGACCGGGCGGACCGGGTCGAAGGGCCGGGTCGGCCCGCACCGAAGCCACCCGTCCATCTGCGCCCGCGCCGCCTCTCGGTCACGCGGATCGAACGGTGGATCCGGGACCCCTACGAGATCTATGCGCAATATGTGCTGAGGCTCTCGCCCCTCGACCCGCTCGATGCGGAGCCTGACGCCCGTGACCGGGGCACCGCGCTCCATGCAGCGCTCGAGGCGTTCACGCGGGCCGTGGGCGACGGTCCGCTGCCCGCCGACGCCGAAGCGCAGCTCGAGGCTGCGGGCCGCGCCGCCTTCGCCGACCTGGAGGATTTTCCCGGCGCGCACGCGCTCTGGTGGGGCAAGTTCCGCCGCGCGGCGGCCTGGTTCCTCGACTGGGAGCGGGTGCGCCGCGCAAAGGGCAAGGTCCCGCTCGATGTCGAGGTGCGGGGCGAGCTTGCAGTCGAAGGGCCTGCGGGGCCCTTCCTGCTGACCGGCACCGCCGACCGCATCGACCTGCTGCCCGACGGCACGGCGGAGATCATCGACTACAAGACCGGCAGCGGCGCGACGCCGGGCACGGTGGCGAGCGGCCTCAGCCCGCAATTGCCGCTGGAGGCCGCAATGCTGATGGCGGGCGGACTGGGCGGCCTCGGCCCCCGCGAGGTGACGGCGCTCACCTATGTCGAACTGAAGGGCGGGCGCGAGGCCGGCAACGAACGATCCGCGCTCGCTTCAAAGCCCCCGAAAACCGCCGCCGAACTGGCCGCGGAGGCGCGCGCGGGCTTGGCCGACCGCGTGGCGCGCTTCGACGATCCGGACGTGGGCTATCTCTCCCGCCTGCTGCCGCAGAGCGTGGCGGCGGAGGGCGACTACGACCACCTCGCCCGCGTGCGCGAATGGACGGCGGGCGACGCGGGCGACGCGGAGGATGTCGCATGA
- the ahcY gene encoding adenosylhomocysteinase: MTANDYVVKDISLADYGRTEIEIAEHEMPGLMAVRAEYADAQPLKGARIAGSLHMTIQTAVLIETLVALGAEVRWASCNIFSTQDHAAAAIAAAGIPVFAVKGETLQEYWDYCDRILDWGNGESANMILDDGGDATMLVLLGARAETDPSVLDNPANEEEECLFATIRARLAKNPGWYSKVKAQIRGVSEETTTGVLRLYQLEKKGELPFPAINVNDSVTKSKFDNKYGCRESLVDAIRRGTDVMMAGKVAVVCGYGDVGKGSAQSLAGAGARVLVTEIDPICALQAAMDGFEVVTLEDAAPRADIVVTATGNKDIVTIEHMRALKDMAIVCNIGHFDNEIQVSALKNFQWKNVKPQVDLITFPDNKRMILLSEGRLVNLGNATGHPSFVMSASFSNQTLAQIELWTKGGQYENKVYVLPKHLDEKVAALHLEKLGAKLTQLTKAQADYIGVPVQGPFKSGEYRY, encoded by the coding sequence ATGACCGCCAACGACTATGTGGTGAAGGACATCTCGCTTGCCGATTACGGCCGTACCGAGATCGAGATCGCCGAACACGAGATGCCGGGCCTGATGGCCGTGCGCGCCGAATATGCCGATGCCCAGCCGCTGAAGGGTGCGCGCATCGCGGGCTCGCTGCACATGACGATCCAGACCGCCGTTCTGATCGAGACGCTGGTTGCGCTGGGCGCGGAGGTGCGCTGGGCGTCCTGCAACATCTTCTCCACGCAGGACCACGCCGCCGCCGCGATCGCCGCAGCCGGGATCCCGGTGTTCGCCGTGAAGGGCGAGACGCTGCAGGAATACTGGGACTATTGCGACCGCATCCTCGACTGGGGCAATGGCGAGAGCGCCAACATGATCCTCGACGACGGCGGCGACGCGACCATGCTCGTGCTGCTCGGCGCGCGGGCCGAGACCGACCCGTCCGTGCTCGACAATCCCGCCAACGAGGAGGAGGAGTGCCTCTTCGCCACGATCCGCGCCCGCCTTGCGAAGAACCCCGGCTGGTATTCGAAGGTGAAGGCGCAGATCCGCGGCGTGTCGGAGGAGACGACGACCGGCGTGCTGCGCCTCTACCAGCTCGAGAAGAAGGGCGAACTGCCCTTCCCCGCCATCAACGTCAACGACAGCGTCACCAAGTCGAAGTTCGACAACAAGTACGGCTGCCGGGAGTCGCTGGTCGACGCGATCCGCCGCGGCACCGACGTGATGATGGCAGGCAAGGTCGCGGTCGTGTGCGGCTATGGCGACGTGGGCAAGGGCTCGGCACAGTCGCTCGCCGGGGCGGGCGCGCGCGTGCTCGTGACCGAGATCGACCCGATCTGCGCCCTGCAGGCCGCGATGGACGGCTTCGAGGTCGTCACGCTGGAAGACGCGGCCCCGCGCGCCGACATCGTGGTCACCGCGACCGGCAACAAGGACATCGTCACGATCGAGCACATGCGCGCGCTCAAGGACATGGCGATCGTCTGCAACATCGGCCACTTCGACAACGAGATCCAGGTTTCGGCGCTGAAGAATTTCCAGTGGAAGAACGTGAAGCCGCAGGTCGACCTGATCACCTTCCCGGACAACAAGCGCATGATCCTGCTGTCGGAAGGCCGCCTCGTGAACCTCGGCAACGCGACCGGGCATCCGAGCTTCGTGATGTCGGCGTCGTTCTCCAACCAGACGCTGGCGCAGATCGAGCTGTGGACCAAGGGCGGCCAGTACGAGAACAAGGTCTATGTCCTGCCGAAGCATCTCGACGAGAAGGTCGCGGCGCTGCACCTGGAGAAGCTGGGCGCGAAGCTGACCCAGCTGACCAAGGCGCAGGCCGACTATATCGGCGTGCCGGTGCAAGGCCCGTTCAAGAGCGGCGAGTACCGCTACTGA
- a CDS encoding nucleotidyltransferase family protein: MSFETAMVLAAGLGTRMRPLTDDRPKALVELDGRAMIDRALDRLVAAGVRRAVVNVHHFADMLEAHLARRTDIEIVVSDERAQLLDTGGGVKAALPHLGPGPFFVLNADSAWIEGAVPALTRLAHTWDGRKMDALLLLAATVLSTGYAGRGDFLMTADGHLDWPRENRVAPFAFTGVEVLTAAAFEGTPDGPFSMRRVWGRAMEASRLYGLRHESMWLHVGTPDAIDEASRAIAES, translated from the coding sequence GTGAGCTTCGAAACCGCCATGGTGCTGGCCGCGGGCCTGGGAACGCGGATGCGGCCGCTCACCGACGACCGCCCGAAGGCGCTGGTCGAGCTCGACGGGCGCGCGATGATCGACCGCGCGCTTGACCGGCTGGTGGCGGCTGGCGTGCGCCGGGCCGTCGTCAACGTCCACCATTTCGCCGACATGCTGGAAGCCCATCTCGCCCGGCGCACCGACATCGAGATCGTCGTCTCCGACGAGCGGGCGCAATTGCTCGACACCGGCGGGGGCGTGAAGGCCGCGCTGCCGCACCTCGGCCCCGGCCCGTTCTTCGTGCTTAATGCCGATTCCGCCTGGATCGAGGGCGCGGTCCCGGCGCTGACCCGCCTCGCGCATACCTGGGACGGGCGGAAGATGGACGCTCTGCTGCTGCTGGCGGCGACCGTGCTGTCCACCGGCTATGCCGGGCGCGGCGACTTCCTGATGACGGCGGACGGGCACCTCGACTGGCCGCGCGAGAACCGGGTCGCGCCCTTCGCCTTCACGGGCGTCGAGGTGCTGACCGCGGCAGCCTTCGAGGGCACGCCCGACGGCCCCTTCTCCATGCGCCGCGTCTGGGGCCGGGCGATGGAGGCCTCGCGCCTCTACGGTCTGCGGCACGAATCCATGTGGCTGCACGTCGGCACGCCGGACGCGATCGACGAGGCGTCCCGCGCCATCGCGGAGTCCTGA
- a CDS encoding sensor histidine kinase — MACAARRSLGAGAAAAGMAAASPAHAAPGPLAGADAATLVALSLALIFAGWAAVMRRRTRTALEDAAAEMDRLRATLGDLETVLGAGATVLCVFDGGRLHRVIGPVKALLGASEDAALASRADLLARLDTRMRSRIGAQIEALLDEGRPFADRAGLADGQAEVAITGETAGPFAVVRLMRPSDAERIAARLRAEREMARADAARLRALLDAVPMPMWERGPDGALRAVNAAYVRTVEATDAGAVVRDDTVFSLTGIEGGQAAVRQALRRLARKARQSGVPQRAEHFVVAGGERRVFEIVEAPYASGTIGHARDMTAEHEATQELARHVRAHAETLDSLRTAIAVFGPDKRLRFFNAAFVKLWQLDPGWLTGHPSNADVIEALRERRRLPEQADFRAWKAERLDLYTSLLEPQEDLWTLPDGRVLRVTARPHPLGGLMFVYEDVTDQLTLERSYRALAGIYSASIETLSEAVAVFGTDGRLRLFNPAFERVWGLSEERLQGGPHIVDVADWCSDKSQDATLWPALQERITALGGTQARFESRIETADGRILDCAGAALPDGATLLTFSDVSASVRVERALRERADALEAADRMKADFMAHVTYQLRTPLNAVLGFAEVLRREMFGPVNARQAEQLDAIIDASVRLSDLIDNILELLDLQQGNTALAAAAYDADALMTEAETAMADMAAARGVTLTRTAGPGLPPVIGDRGRLVRVLQHLLSNAIRYSQPGQNVHLGARREGGEILFSVTDTGIGMDPELQARVFDDFSTRRSGGQRRRDDGAGLGLAVVRRVVDLHGGSVDLESAPGKGTTVSVRLPAFARAEAEAEADAEG; from the coding sequence GTGGCTTGCGCCGCACGCCGTTCGCTGGGTGCGGGCGCCGCGGCGGCGGGCATGGCGGCCGCCTCGCCTGCCCATGCGGCTCCCGGCCCGCTCGCGGGCGCCGATGCTGCAACGCTGGTCGCCCTCTCGCTTGCCCTCATATTCGCCGGTTGGGCCGCGGTCATGCGGCGTCGCACCCGTACCGCGCTTGAGGATGCGGCAGCCGAAATGGACCGGCTGCGCGCCACGCTGGGCGATCTGGAGACCGTGCTGGGCGCGGGCGCAACGGTATTGTGCGTCTTCGACGGCGGGCGCCTGCACCGCGTGATCGGTCCGGTGAAGGCGCTGCTCGGCGCCTCGGAAGACGCAGCCCTGGCGTCGCGCGCCGACCTGCTTGCCCGCCTCGACACCCGGATGCGCAGCCGCATCGGCGCGCAGATCGAGGCACTGCTCGACGAAGGGCGCCCCTTTGCGGACCGCGCGGGGCTCGCCGACGGCCAGGCGGAGGTTGCGATCACGGGTGAGACGGCCGGTCCGTTCGCCGTGGTGCGCCTGATGCGGCCATCGGATGCCGAGCGGATCGCGGCGCGGCTGCGGGCAGAGCGGGAAATGGCGCGGGCGGACGCGGCGCGGCTGCGCGCATTGCTCGACGCGGTGCCCATGCCGATGTGGGAACGCGGGCCCGACGGCGCCTTGCGCGCCGTCAACGCGGCCTATGTGCGCACGGTCGAGGCGACGGACGCGGGTGCTGTCGTGCGCGACGACACGGTGTTTTCCCTCACGGGGATCGAAGGCGGCCAGGCCGCGGTCCGCCAGGCGCTGCGCCGGCTTGCCCGCAAGGCGCGGCAGAGCGGCGTCCCCCAGCGGGCGGAGCATTTCGTGGTCGCGGGCGGCGAGCGGCGCGTCTTCGAGATCGTCGAGGCACCCTACGCATCCGGCACCATCGGCCATGCCCGCGACATGACCGCAGAGCACGAAGCGACGCAGGAACTTGCCCGCCACGTTCGCGCCCATGCCGAGACACTGGACAGCCTGCGCACCGCGATCGCGGTCTTCGGCCCGGACAAGCGGCTGCGCTTCTTCAACGCGGCCTTCGTGAAGCTCTGGCAGCTTGATCCCGGCTGGCTCACGGGCCATCCGAGCAACGCCGACGTGATCGAGGCGCTGCGCGAACGCCGCCGCCTGCCGGAGCAGGCGGACTTCCGCGCCTGGAAGGCGGAACGGCTGGACCTCTACACCTCGCTGCTCGAGCCGCAGGAAGACCTCTGGACGCTGCCCGACGGGCGCGTGCTGCGGGTGACGGCGCGGCCGCACCCGCTGGGCGGGCTGATGTTCGTCTACGAGGACGTGACCGACCAGCTGACGCTCGAACGCAGCTACCGGGCGCTCGCCGGCATCTACAGCGCCTCCATCGAGACGCTGAGCGAGGCGGTCGCCGTCTTCGGCACCGATGGGCGGCTCAGGCTCTTCAACCCGGCCTTCGAGCGTGTCTGGGGTCTCTCCGAGGAGCGGCTGCAAGGTGGGCCGCACATCGTCGACGTGGCCGACTGGTGCAGCGACAAGAGCCAGGACGCCACGCTCTGGCCCGCGCTGCAGGAGCGGATCACGGCGCTCGGCGGCACGCAGGCCCGGTTCGAATCGCGTATCGAGACCGCCGACGGACGCATCCTCGATTGCGCGGGCGCCGCCCTGCCCGACGGTGCGACGCTGCTGACCTTCTCCGATGTCAGCGCCAGCGTGCGGGTGGAGCGGGCGCTGCGGGAGCGGGCCGACGCCCTGGAAGCTGCCGACCGCATGAAGGCCGACTTCATGGCGCACGTCACCTACCAGCTGCGCACGCCGCTGAACGCGGTTCTCGGTTTCGCGGAAGTGCTGCGGCGCGAGATGTTCGGGCCGGTGAACGCACGCCAGGCCGAACAGCTCGACGCGATCATCGACGCCTCGGTCCGGCTCTCGGACCTCATCGACAACATCCTGGAACTCCTGGACCTGCAGCAAGGCAACACGGCCCTGGCTGCCGCCGCGTACGATGCGGACGCACTCATGACGGAGGCGGAAACAGCAATGGCGGACATGGCGGCGGCACGCGGCGTCACGCTGACGCGCACTGCCGGTCCCGGACTTCCGCCGGTGATCGGCGACCGCGGTCGCCTGGTGCGCGTCCTGCAGCACCTCCTGTCGAACGCGATCCGCTATTCGCAGCCCGGCCAGAACGTGCATCTGGGCGCGCGGCGCGAGGGCGGCGAGATCCTGTTCTCCGTCACCGACACCGGCATCGGCATGGATCCGGAGTTGCAGGCGCGCGTGTTCGACGACTTCAGCACCCGCCGCAGCGGAGGACAGCGGCGCCGCGACGACGGTGCGGGCCTCGGCCTCGCGGTGGTGCGCCGGGTGGTGGACCTGCACGGAGGCAGCGTCGACCTGGAGTCCGCGCCCGGCAAGGGCACCACGGTCAGCGTCCGCCTGCCCGCCTTTGCTCGGGCGGAAGCGGAAGCGGAAGCGGACGCGGAAGGCTGA
- the tsaE gene encoding tRNA (adenosine(37)-N6)-threonylcarbamoyltransferase complex ATPase subunit type 1 TsaE — MARSLPLAGEAATADLGRRLAVALLKAGTDGAAVLLHGDLGMGKTTLARALVHAVLAADGAPDEDVPSPTFTIVQTYATPAREIWHVDLYRIEEPGELAELGLDDAFEEALVLVEWPDRLGARLPHDRVDVTLAAEATGRRATIAGHGRLEGIAEHV; from the coding sequence ATGGCCCGCTCCCTCCCCCTTGCAGGCGAGGCTGCGACCGCCGATCTCGGCCGGCGGCTGGCTGTCGCGCTGCTGAAGGCGGGGACGGACGGGGCGGCGGTCCTTCTGCATGGCGACCTGGGCATGGGCAAGACGACACTGGCGCGCGCGCTGGTGCACGCCGTGCTCGCCGCCGACGGTGCACCCGACGAGGACGTGCCGAGCCCGACCTTCACCATCGTGCAGACCTATGCGACGCCCGCGCGGGAGATCTGGCACGTCGACCTCTACCGGATCGAGGAGCCCGGCGAACTGGCCGAACTGGGCCTCGACGACGCGTTCGAGGAGGCGCTGGTTCTGGTCGAATGGCCGGACCGGCTCGGCGCACGCCTGCCGCACGACCGGGTGGACGTGACGCTCGCGGCGGAGGCTACAGGCCGGCGGGCAACGATCGCTGGCCATGGCCGCCTGGAGGGGATCGCGGAGCATGTCTGA